A section of the Marinoscillum sp. 108 genome encodes:
- a CDS encoding CHAT domain-containing protein has translation MMKRILTVTFLLTTLLTAAQQDLFLSGENYFQQGQYIRAFESYQAASVGFQQQQTLDQYALCNLKMAECHLETGALNQCMSQARNTLEYITDVLPQEKVLQLRAQLLLGEAYLKAGRNDLAMETLTGAEQSLPDPTDLSAAECYNDLGVVYWNNKNKETAKSYHERALKIRKARLKGEDPLLADSYLNLGLIYLEDDFLQAVINFNNALKIYQAAYGKNHPSVALCYGNLAFANSAQNNFGEALTYLDLTMNIWDSHYSGDHPNKAFTLSNRGRILEAQGDYHKALLTQQEALQQYIRLYGDKHPEVANTFYLIGSVQLKQENYKEAVESFQKSIYANLQNQEYTSLYDLPELQDYFNADILLSSLQYKAQALEALHFGKTLKPSDIKSALSTYLKCDDLISQIRQKRLTEGDKIRIGSIAADVYDDGIRTALYLSDKTFQKKYFREIAFTFCERSKSAVLLEAINETKAKAFAGIPNHLLALEDSLKTEISLLEQLLANTMDESRLGSLQNALFETRQSYRTFITSLEKEYPNYFNLKYRQADISVAALQEKLTPTAGVLSYFIGEESIFIFLISKKDFEVFSLPKADNLVQLTKGLRNAIKYHIPSTFQSSSVSLFKQLIPDLPDGLQSLTIIPDGLLGTIPFESLLSESKDGGNNTYLLEKYAISYDYAASLLLEKLDAPAGTARGILLTAPVSFEQNELTMASLPGSEQEVKEIRYLFLSEADVPEILLNEEASEAMLKSSKLSGYKYLHFATHGIVNESKPALSRIFLSPTENEDGSLYSGEIYGLNIGADLVTLSACETGLGKVEKGEGIIGLSRSLMYAGAKNLIVSLWQVSDASTAQLMIEFYKQHLNHSGNMIFADDLRKAKLSLLKSASYSDPYYWAPFILIGL, from the coding sequence ATGATGAAAAGAATCCTAACCGTCACTTTCCTCCTGACCACACTGCTCACTGCGGCTCAGCAAGACCTTTTTCTATCAGGAGAAAACTATTTCCAACAGGGGCAATACATCCGGGCTTTTGAAAGCTACCAGGCAGCAAGTGTTGGATTTCAGCAGCAGCAAACCCTGGACCAATACGCCTTGTGCAACCTCAAGATGGCCGAATGTCACCTGGAAACAGGAGCGCTCAACCAATGCATGAGTCAGGCCCGAAACACACTGGAGTACATCACAGACGTATTGCCACAGGAGAAGGTACTTCAGCTACGGGCACAACTACTGCTGGGCGAGGCCTATCTCAAAGCGGGGCGCAATGACCTGGCCATGGAAACACTGACCGGTGCAGAACAGTCTCTGCCAGATCCTACTGACCTTTCCGCCGCAGAATGCTACAACGATCTCGGGGTGGTCTACTGGAACAACAAGAACAAGGAAACCGCCAAAAGCTACCACGAAAGGGCACTGAAAATCAGAAAAGCCCGCCTCAAGGGGGAAGATCCTCTTCTGGCTGATTCGTACCTGAATCTGGGACTGATTTACCTCGAAGATGACTTCCTCCAAGCCGTCATCAATTTTAATAATGCCCTGAAAATCTATCAGGCAGCATACGGAAAAAATCATCCCAGCGTAGCCCTTTGTTACGGGAACCTGGCCTTTGCCAACAGTGCCCAAAACAATTTCGGGGAGGCCCTCACCTACCTGGACCTTACCATGAATATCTGGGACAGTCATTACTCCGGCGACCACCCCAACAAGGCCTTTACATTGTCCAACAGGGGTCGCATATTGGAGGCCCAGGGTGATTATCATAAAGCACTACTGACTCAGCAGGAAGCACTGCAGCAGTACATTCGCCTCTATGGCGACAAGCATCCTGAGGTGGCCAACACCTTCTACCTGATTGGTTCTGTCCAGCTCAAACAAGAAAATTACAAAGAAGCGGTAGAGAGCTTTCAGAAATCCATCTATGCCAACCTGCAAAACCAGGAGTACACTTCCCTGTATGATTTGCCGGAGCTGCAGGACTACTTCAATGCCGACATACTTCTCTCATCCCTGCAGTACAAAGCACAGGCCCTGGAAGCTCTTCATTTCGGAAAAACACTCAAACCTTCGGATATCAAAAGCGCCCTGAGCACCTACCTGAAATGCGATGACCTGATCAGCCAGATCAGGCAAAAGCGACTCACCGAAGGGGATAAGATCAGGATAGGGAGCATTGCGGCAGATGTGTATGATGACGGCATCCGGACGGCCCTGTATTTGAGTGATAAGACCTTTCAGAAAAAGTACTTTCGGGAGATCGCCTTTACCTTTTGTGAGCGCAGCAAATCCGCTGTGCTGCTGGAAGCGATCAATGAAACCAAAGCCAAAGCATTTGCCGGGATTCCCAACCACCTCCTTGCGCTGGAAGACAGCCTGAAAACAGAAATCAGCCTGCTGGAACAGCTTCTGGCTAACACGATGGATGAGTCCAGACTGGGCTCCCTGCAAAATGCACTCTTCGAAACCCGGCAATCCTACCGCACATTCATCACCAGCCTGGAGAAGGAATACCCCAACTACTTCAACCTGAAATACCGACAGGCGGATATCTCTGTCGCGGCACTTCAGGAAAAACTGACACCTACAGCGGGGGTGTTATCCTACTTCATTGGTGAGGAATCCATTTTTATCTTCCTCATTTCCAAAAAAGACTTTGAAGTATTCAGCCTGCCGAAAGCAGACAACCTGGTGCAACTAACCAAAGGGCTTCGTAATGCTATCAAATACCACATTCCATCCACTTTCCAGTCTTCAAGTGTCAGTCTGTTCAAGCAGCTCATTCCTGATCTGCCAGATGGCCTTCAAAGCCTTACCATCATACCTGATGGGCTACTGGGCACCATTCCATTTGAGTCTCTCCTGAGCGAGTCAAAGGATGGAGGAAACAATACCTACCTGCTGGAAAAATATGCCATATCCTATGACTATGCTGCCTCTCTCCTTCTGGAAAAACTGGACGCACCAGCGGGAACTGCCAGGGGAATTCTGCTGACCGCTCCGGTTTCATTTGAGCAAAATGAACTCACCATGGCCAGCTTGCCAGGGTCCGAACAGGAAGTAAAGGAGATCAGGTACTTGTTTCTCTCCGAGGCGGACGTCCCCGAAATTCTGCTAAATGAGGAAGCTTCGGAAGCCATGCTCAAATCTTCAAAACTGTCAGGATACAAGTATCTGCATTTTGCCACGCATGGCATTGTGAACGAATCCAAGCCGGCGCTTTCAAGAATCTTTCTCTCCCCCACGGAAAATGAAGATGGCAGCCTGTACTCTGGTGAGATCTATGGACTGAACATCGGCGCAGATCTGGTGACCCTCTCGGCCTGTGAGACAGGCCTTGGCAAAGTGGAAAAAGGCGAGGGAATCATCGGACTCAGTCGTTCACTCATGTATGCCGGAGCCAAAAACCTCATCGTTTCGCTGTGGCAGGTTTCGGATGCCTCTACCGCACAGCTTATGATAGAGTTTTACAAACAGCACCTCAATCATTCTGGCAATATGATTTTTGCAGATGACCTGCGAAAAGCCAAACTCAGCCTGCTCAAGTCTGCAAGCTATAGCGATCCCTACTATTGGGCTCCCTTCATTTTGATAGGGCTGTAA